The DNA sequence CGGGACAGCAATATGCCCAGGGTCAGCCCGGTCATCAGGGTGCCAATCACTTTCGCCTTCTGCTCCGCACTCACAAGGGTGGCGGCGAAGGGCAGCAACTGCTGGGTAATGTTTGCGCTGAGGCCAATCACCAGACTGGCCAGCCCCAGCACCACAACATTTCCGGATACCACCGCCAACAGCGAACCCAGTACCAGAAACACCGACAGCAGATCGATCAGGCGACGACGGGCAATCACATCCCCCAGGGGAGAAATCAGCAGAATGGCGAGAGCGTAACCCACCTGATTCATCCCGGGAATCCAGCCAATAGTGGCCTTATCCAGTTCAAGATCCCGCGCGATCACCGGCAGCAACGGCTGGTTGTAATACAGATTGGCCGCACTGGCAGCAACCGCGCAGGCCATCAGAAAGATCAGGCGTTTGCTCAGGCCCGGGGCCTCTTGTACTTCCACGTGTCGATTCCTGGCAGCGGAGAATGGAGCTGTGCAGTGTATGGAAGCGGCAGTTATTTTATAAATGATTTAAGTGGTACAGATTTATCCTGTTAATAGATAATTCCAGAATCCGGTTCCGCCACCTCCAGCTACACCGGTTCCGGAGCGTGGGTCAGATCGGACTGGCTTTCACACCAGTCCAGCCAGTGCCGGGCAGTCGCTCCCGGATTAGCCTGCCAATGCATTTCCAGGGAAACATACAACGGCTGCGCAAGAGGCACGAAGCAGCAGCTTTGGGTTTGCAGATTGCGCACACAACCGGGCACCAGCGCCACACTCTGGCTGCTGGCCACCTGGGTCAGCAACGCCTGCATGGTGCTCGGCTCGCTGTGCACCTGGGGTTGCATGCCTTGGCTGTGAAAGGCGCTGATCAGCAGATCAAACAGGCTGGGGGCATGGGCTCGGGCAAACAGGGTCAGCGGATAGGGCGACAGCTGGTGCAGTTCCACCTTTTTCGCCTGTGCCAGCGGATGGATATCCGAGACCGCCAGGCAAATGGGGTCATCCAGCAAATGGAGACACTGGATCAGCCCCTCATAACCGCTTTCCACCGGGCGGGAGAAGCCGATATCCAGAGTCCCTTCGCTGCCAGGGAAAAGCTGCCACAACGGGCTACCTCTGCGAAGGTCACAAAATGTTTGAAGTTCATACTTATGCCAGAAATGAATTAATTGCTTAAATCTATATCATTTAAAGTTGATAACTGAAATTTCAACCTATCCGCCCCAGCGGCAACCCTTCCCCCAACGCCTGTGCATAAACGCCTGCGAAGTGTTCCTTCAGCCAGTCCATCAGCTCCCGTACCCGTTGCAACTGGTACCGGTGGGGCGGACAAATAAGGGATAACTGGGTAGCTTCGGACCACTCGGGAAGCACTTCCACCAGGTCGCCCCGGGCAATATCGGCCTGCACGTAGGCGTCTGCCAGACGGGTGACCCCCAGCCCGGCCAGTGCGGCCTGACGCATGGCGCGCCCGCTGATGATCCGGAACCCCTTTTTGGCGTGTACCAGCTGCTGCTCACTACCCCGAACCAGTAGCCAGTGGTCCACGCTGCCGTAGATCAGTGGCAGTTCCCGCAGGTCTGCAGGCTCACGGACAGGACCCTGCCGGACCAGAAATTCCGGGCTGGCCACATAGCGGGTGGTTACCCGGTGCAGGCTACGGGCCACCAGGGTGGAATCCGCCAGTTCCCCCATCCGCACCACCAGATCGTAGGGACTGCCGGGAAGATCCACCCGGGGGCTGGAAAAATCCAGTTCCACCTCCACCCCCGGATGGGCCTGCTGGAATCGGAACACCAGGGGCGCAACCAGCTCCTCGCCAATCAGCCCGCCCACGGAGTTCATGCGGATCACCCCTTTCAGTTCCCGGGTGGACTGCATCGCCCAGTCCGCCGCAGACTCCAGTTGGCGGAAGGCCAGCTGGCTGCGCTCAAGATAGCCCTCACCGATACTGGTCAGACGCAGGCTGCGGGTGGTCCGGTGCAGCAGCTGCACCCCCAGCGCCTTTTCCAGCTCTGTCACCTGCTGGCTGAGATTGGCCTTGGACTGGCCGGAAGCCTCCGCAGCCGCGGTAAAGCTGCCATGTTCGGCCACCAGCAGAAAAGCGCGTACCCAGCGCCAGGAGATATTGTTCATAAAAACCGAACAGCCTTTTTGGAATGTGGTGATTTTTCATATTACAGACCTTGCCCAGAATACGCCCCTGATTTTGATTTCCGGGCAGCCACTGGGGCCGCCCCATTCACAGGAGAAATTTCATGGCAAAACCCCTGGTAGTTATCACCGGTGCATCCTCAGGTATCGGCGCGGCCATGGCCCGTCAGTTTTCACAGGCAGGCCACCCCCTGCTGCTTCTGGCCCGGCGCGTGGACAGAACTGAAGCCCTCAACCTGCCTGACACCCTGTGTCGTCCGGTGGATGTGACCGACGCCCAGGCCTTTGCTGAGGCGATCCGGGAAGCCGAATCCGTGTATGGCCTGGCGGACCTTCTGGTCAACAACGCCGGTGTCATGCTGCTGGGGCAGCTGGACACCCAGGATGCGGCCGAGTGGAAGCGCATGTTCGACGTGAATGTACTGGGCCTGCTGAACGGCATTCAGGCGGTACTTGCGGATATGATAGCCAGCGGCAGGGGTTCCATTCTCAACATCAGTTCCATCGCCGGCAAGAAGAGCTTCCCCAACCACGCCGCCTATGTGGGCAGCAAGTTTGCAGTCAGCTCCATCACCGAAAACCTGCGGGAGGAAGTGGCGGACAGCAGCGTGCGGGTAATGGCTATCCACCCGGGCGCCGTGGACACCGAACTGCTGGGCCACACCACCCGCCCGGACATCATCGCCGGCTACGAGGAGTGGAAAACCGCCATGGGCGGCGTACTGGCCGCTGACGACATCGCCCGCGCCGCGCTCTTCATGTACCAGCAGCCTCAGAACGTGA is a window from the Marinobacter sp. ANT_B65 genome containing:
- a CDS encoding MFS transporter, producing MEVQEAPGLSKRLIFLMACAVAASAANLYYNQPLLPVIARDLELDKATIGWIPGMNQVGYALAILLISPLGDVIARRRLIDLLSVFLVLGSLLAVVSGNVVVLGLASLVIGLSANITQQLLPFAATLVSAEQKAKVIGTLMTGLTLGILLSRTLSGFVGEHFGWRAVYGMSAILALLFGLALHRALPWREPALRMGYGALLASMWTLFRSHGLLRKSAFTGMFWFAAFNALWATLALHVTQEPLGYNTQQAGMFGVVAVAGVAGTMVNW
- a CDS encoding LysR family substrate-binding domain-containing protein, which translates into the protein MWQLFPGSEGTLDIGFSRPVESGYEGLIQCLHLLDDPICLAVSDIHPLAQAKKVELHQLSPYPLTLFARAHAPSLFDLLISAFHSQGMQPQVHSEPSTMQALLTQVASSQSVALVPGCVRNLQTQSCCFVPLAQPLYVSLEMHWQANPGATARHWLDWCESQSDLTHAPEPV
- a CDS encoding LysR family transcriptional regulator, translating into MNNISWRWVRAFLLVAEHGSFTAAAEASGQSKANLSQQVTELEKALGVQLLHRTTRSLRLTSIGEGYLERSQLAFRQLESAADWAMQSTRELKGVIRMNSVGGLIGEELVAPLVFRFQQAHPGVEVELDFSSPRVDLPGSPYDLVVRMGELADSTLVARSLHRVTTRYVASPEFLVRQGPVREPADLRELPLIYGSVDHWLLVRGSEQQLVHAKKGFRIISGRAMRQAALAGLGVTRLADAYVQADIARGDLVEVLPEWSEATQLSLICPPHRYQLQRVRELMDWLKEHFAGVYAQALGEGLPLGRIG
- a CDS encoding SDR family oxidoreductase is translated as MAKPLVVITGASSGIGAAMARQFSQAGHPLLLLARRVDRTEALNLPDTLCRPVDVTDAQAFAEAIREAESVYGLADLLVNNAGVMLLGQLDTQDAAEWKRMFDVNVLGLLNGIQAVLADMIASGRGSILNISSIAGKKSFPNHAAYVGSKFAVSSITENLREEVADSSVRVMAIHPGAVDTELLGHTTRPDIIAGYEEWKTAMGGVLAADDIARAALFMYQQPQNVNIRDITIAATRQPA